Within the Crocosphaera sp. UHCC 0190 genome, the region CATCCCGCAAACACCCCAAAGGCTAACCCCCGCGAAATTGATTTCGGTGTGCCGCGCAACCGTCCAAACCGCAAGTATAGATAACGCCATTGTCGTCTCCATCCAGAATACCGACGTTGAGATAGGGTAATTTGAGGTGTTTTCTTGGGCTTAATGATTATTGCGATGGGGGAACGGCCAGAAGGAGCATGATGAGACATTCTGCTGAATCCAAGGAATCACTGTTCTTCTATCCTATCAATCCTTTTTTGCTTCAATCACACCTATTTTCTTATTATCGTGAAAAATTAAGATTCATGCAAGAATTAGGAGCGAAGTTAATGGCTGACAAGGTTATCCAAGGAGAGACGATCGCGGCGATCGCTACGGCTATTGTTCCCCAACAAGGGAGCATTGGTATTGTACGTCTATCGGGTCAAAATGCCCTGTTTATCGCTCGTACTCTATTTTATGCCCCTGGAAAACAACAATGGGAGTCTCATCGCATTCTCTACGGTTTCATCCGTCACCCCCAAACCCAACAAACCATTGATGAAGCCTTATTATTGCTGATGTTAGCTCCCCGTTCCTATACTTGTGAGGATGTGGTCGAATTTCACTGTCATGGGGGTATTATTCCCGTACAGCAAGTTCTCCAGTTGTGTTTGGAACAAGGGGCCAAATTGGCTCAACCAGGGGAATTTACCATTAGGGCCTTTCTCAATGGCAGAATTGATCTCACTCAAGCAGAAAGTATTGCTGAATTAGTGGGGGCGCGATCGCCTCAAGCTTCTCAAATTGCGGTGGCCGGGTTACAAGGAAAATTGGCTCAACCGATTCGGCAATTACGTCATACTTGTTTGGATATCCTGGCAGAAATTGAGGCGAGAATCGATTTTGAAGAAGATTTGCTACCCTTAGATGAAAATGTAGTTTCTGAGGGGTTAGAGGCGATTTTAAGGCAGGTTGAGACTATTTTATCTACAGCCGATCAGGGGGAATTGTTACGCACGGGCTTAAAGGTGGCGATTGTGGGCCGTCCTAATGTGGGAAAATCGAGTTTATTGAATGCTTGGAGTCGCAGCGATCGCGCTATTGTTACAGACTTACCGGGAACGACACGGGATGTGGTGGAGTCTCAGTTAGTGGTGGGGGGCATTCCGATCCAAGTTTTAGATACGGCAGGTATTCGGGAGACGGTGGATCAGGTGGAAAAAATTGGGGTTGAGCGATCGCGTTTGGCTGCTCGTCAGGCTGATCTTATTTTACTAACGATTGATGCTCAAGTGGCATGGACAAGAGAAGAAACAGAAATTTACCAACCAATTGCTCATCTTCCGGTTATTTTAGTGATTAATAAAATTGATTTGGCGACCCCAGATTTTTCTCAATTTCCTGCACAAATTAAGCATATTGTCAAGACTTCGGCCGCACAAAATCAAGGTATTGATGGTTTAGAAAAGGCGATTTTAGCCTCAGTGCATCAAGAAAATTTAAAGGCAGCTAATTTAGATTTAGCGATTAATCAACGGCAAGCGGCGGCTTTAACCCGCGCTAAAATAGCTTTACAACAAGTAGAGGAAACGATTAATAATCAACTGCCGTTAGATTTTTGGACAATTGATTTGCGTACGGCCATTCAAGCATTAGGAGAAATTACGGGAGAGGAAATCACCGAATCAGTCTTAGAACGGATTTTTAGTCGTTTTTGTATTGGTAAATAAGGTTGGGGTTATCAATTTAATCCTTGAGAATTAAGCTCAATAATTCATTTAATTTAAAAAAGATGGCCCAATATATGCTATAAAATTCTTAGGGTTAATTCTTTTATCATTAGACAGAAAAATAATCTGATCAGTTCTTCACCGTAGATAAATTATGACTAATAAATTTCTAGTTAGTTCCTTATTACTCCCTTTACTGGGAACCTTAAGTGCGTCCCTTCCTGTCTATGGAAATACAACCAGTAATCTAACGGTTGAAGTTAATGGGGTCAGCGATCGCAAAGGACAAATTTGCTTTAGTTTATTTGCTAGTAGTCGAGGTTTTCCTAGTAGCGGTGACGATGCAGTACAAAAACAATGTGTGAAAATTACCGATACTAACCCTAGAATAACCATTAATAACTTAGCCCCTAGTACCTACGCGGTAGCTGTATTTTGGGATGATAATTCCGATGGTCAACTTAATCGTAATTTCCTCGGAGTTCCTACTGAGAAATTTGGGTTTTCTAGTAATCCCGTTGTCCGAACTGGCCCCCCTAAATTTGGAGAATCTGCTATTCTTGTCACAGGAAAAAATGTGATAATTTCAATCAAATTGCAATCTATTTAATTAATATTTTATCGTAGAGGCGTTTTAAAAATCGTCTCTACTTTAGCCATTAATTTTGTTGGAGTTAGAGTTTTGTCAAAAGACTAAGGATCGGTTACAATTTTCTAACATATTTTAGTTATTGTTGAAATATCTATGATTCTAACTAAACTTAGTTTACCTCATTTCTCCCATCTTAGTCTTGCCCAAAAAATAATGTATATTGGCATAGGCATGACAATTTTTTGGTTATTTATTGCCTTATTTGCCCCACTTTTACAAGGAATTGGCTTTTTACAAGATCCCGCAGATTTATTAAGTAATGTTCCTGTCGAGTCTCCTAGTTTCAGTCATTGGTTTGGCACAAATGTTCGAGGATATGATGTTTTTTCCCGGACACTTTTAGGTTCACAAGCAGCTTTAAAAGTTGTTATTTTGTCCACATTTTTATCGATGATAATTGGGGTTCCCCTTGGTTTAATTAGTGGATATTTAGGAGGAAAAGTTGATAAAATACTTCTGTTTTTAATGGATACTATTTATACAATTCCAGGGTTATTATTATCTGTGACTTTAGCGTTTATTTTGGGTCGTGGTATCCTTAATGTAGCAATTGCGGTTAGTATTGCTTATATTCCTCAGTATTATCGTATTGTTCGCAATCATACCACCAGTGTGAAAACTGAGTTATTTGTGGAAGCAGCAAAAGCAATGGGAGCCACCCCAACTCGTGTCTTATCTCGCTATTTATTTTTTAATGTTATT harbors:
- the mnmE gene encoding tRNA uridine-5-carboxymethylaminomethyl(34) synthesis GTPase MnmE — its product is MADKVIQGETIAAIATAIVPQQGSIGIVRLSGQNALFIARTLFYAPGKQQWESHRILYGFIRHPQTQQTIDEALLLLMLAPRSYTCEDVVEFHCHGGIIPVQQVLQLCLEQGAKLAQPGEFTIRAFLNGRIDLTQAESIAELVGARSPQASQIAVAGLQGKLAQPIRQLRHTCLDILAEIEARIDFEEDLLPLDENVVSEGLEAILRQVETILSTADQGELLRTGLKVAIVGRPNVGKSSLLNAWSRSDRAIVTDLPGTTRDVVESQLVVGGIPIQVLDTAGIRETVDQVEKIGVERSRLAARQADLILLTIDAQVAWTREETEIYQPIAHLPVILVINKIDLATPDFSQFPAQIKHIVKTSAAQNQGIDGLEKAILASVHQENLKAANLDLAINQRQAAALTRAKIALQQVEETINNQLPLDFWTIDLRTAIQALGEITGEEITESVLERIFSRFCIGK
- a CDS encoding DUF2141 domain-containing protein — its product is MTNKFLVSSLLLPLLGTLSASLPVYGNTTSNLTVEVNGVSDRKGQICFSLFASSRGFPSSGDDAVQKQCVKITDTNPRITINNLAPSTYAVAVFWDDNSDGQLNRNFLGVPTEKFGFSSNPVVRTGPPKFGESAILVTGKNVIISIKLQSI
- a CDS encoding ABC transporter permease, producing the protein MILTKLSLPHFSHLSLAQKIMYIGIGMTIFWLFIALFAPLLQGIGFLQDPADLLSNVPVESPSFSHWFGTNVRGYDVFSRTLLGSQAALKVVILSTFLSMIIGVPLGLISGYLGGKVDKILLFLMDTIYTIPGLLLSVTLAFILGRGILNVAIAVSIAYIPQYYRIVRNHTTSVKTELFVEAAKAMGATPTRVLSRYLFFNVIQSVPVVFTLNAADAILVLGGLGFLGLGLPEEISEWGHDLKEALPDLSTGIWWTTLFPGMAMTSMVVGLSFIGEGISEMFNPALRHKNR